Proteins co-encoded in one Streptomyces kaniharaensis genomic window:
- a CDS encoding KOW motif-containing protein — protein MSSIQVGDEVEVTSGRYAGGRGRVVWVGPEDVEIRGLIGWLAEAFCSLPRVRPADLRRIGPADRA, from the coding sequence ATGAGCAGCATCCAGGTAGGCGACGAGGTCGAGGTGACCTCGGGCCGGTACGCCGGTGGTCGGGGCCGGGTCGTCTGGGTCGGGCCGGAGGACGTCGAGATCCGGGGGCTGATCGGCTGGTTGGCCGAGGCGTTCTGTTCCCTGCCGCGCGTCCGCCCCGCCGACCTGCGCCGGATCGGCCCCGCCGACCGGGCCTGA